The Verrucomicrobiota bacterium genomic sequence GCCCTGCGCGCCTGCAAATTGATCGAGGAGTTCGAGCCGTATTTCGTCGAGGACCCCGTGCGCGACGAACACGCGCACCAGGATTTGCCCAAGCTCCGGCAGATGACCACCGTGCCGCTGACGCATGGCGAAGAATGGGGACAACGCTGGGACTTCAACCGGCTGGTGGAGAATCACGACATCGATTACATCCGCGCCACGCTCCCGAACGTCGGCGGCATCACCGAGATGATGAAGATTGCGGCGATGTGCGAGACGCACGCCGTGGGGATCATTCCGCATTTCACCGGCCCGATCGCCACGGCGGCGCTGGTCAATTGCCTGTCCACGTTCTCCGGCCCAGTGATCATGGAATACAACTACGGCGGCCGGCCCATCGATTACTTGCCCGCATGCCTGGATTTCAAAGACGGCAAAGCCTACACGAACGATCGCCCCGGCCTCGGAGTCACCGCGGAGATGAAATTGCTGACGCAGATCGGTGAAGTGACGCAGCCGGGCCGGCGGAATGTGTTCGTCCGACCCGATGGGTCGTTGACGCATTGGTAGGATGGTAGGACTGGTTTCCGCTTTCTCTTGCGTGAAATGGATGACACGGTGACCGTCAGGTTGAGCGATGCGTTAAGAAAGGAACAGCTTTGCCCGAACCCACCGTAAAGAAACTTTCCGACAAGAACACAAAGCAGGAAATGCTCGAAGCCTATCAGGCGTTGGCGAAGCAGCTTGAGGCCAAACGCCAGGCCGAACTGAATCCAGAGCGGAAGACCGAGGAGAAAAAGGCCGAGGAAGCGCTGAAGGTGGCCGCAACCGTGGCCGCAGACGGAATCGACCGCGAAATTGGGGCCTGAAATCCGAGATCGGCAAGATGCTTGCGGACGTGGCGGAGAAGCTCACGGCGGAGTCGCTCCGCTTCCGCAGCTTGCAGAAAGCCCATACCACAGCCGTCGCATCTGCTTCACCTGGCTGCGGCCCAACTGGCCGGAGTGAGAAGCTGTGAAGAAATTCTTTAAGCCACGAGCGCCGCTACCAGCCGGTCGATCTCCTCACGGGTATTGTAGTGCGTCAGGCCGATGCGCAGCATGCCTCCCGTGCTCTCCACGCCGAGGCGTTCGCTCAGGTTGATCGCGTAATAGTTGCCGTCCCAAACGCAAATGCCGGCTCGCGCAAGGCGTTCGGCAGTAGCGCGCGGGTGCTCATTCTCATACCTGATGGCGATGGTTGGGGCGCGCTCTTCCGCGCGTTCCTTTTCGCGAATTCCAAAGAAACGCACGCCGTCGATGGCGAGGATTTGCTCGATCAGATAGGCGACGAGTTGCTGTTCGTAGAGCTGCGAGACGCGCATGGCGGAGTGAAGCTTCGCCGAACGGGCCGAGCGCCAGGTTTGTCCCGTCGCGGGCGCGGAGAAATCCTTCTGCTTCTCGGAACAGTCCACCGGTCCCCAATTGGTAGGGACGCGTTCCACCGCGTCCCTGATGTTACCTGTTCGATGGTCAAATGTAGTCAGGGACGGAGTGGAATCCGTCCCTACCATCTTTATGGCTGGAACGCAGGAATCCGCCAACCACTCCAAATACTCCATCACTCCGATCAATCCCGCCTGATTCTCGAAGCTCTGCGTGCCGGTCTCGAACTTGTGCGGCGGCTTGTCTTCGGCCGGGCGGACTTTGTACGCGGGCAAGCGGTCGAGCAGATCGTATTTGCCATAGAGAATGCCTTGATGAGGGCCCCAGAACTTGTAGGGCGAGCACGCGAGAAAATCGGCGTCCAGGCTCTGCACGTCGATGGGCAAGTGCGGCGCGGCTGCCACGGCATCGACAAACGCCAGCGCCCCCGCGGCGTGGGCCATCGCGACGATCTGTTTGACCGGGTTGATCGTGCCGACGGCGTTGCTCACGTACCCGACGGCGACCCATTTCGTGCGCGGGCCGAGAAACCGCTCGAAGTCGGCCATCACCAAAGTGCAATCGTCCGGGTTGATGTCCACGACGTTGACTTTGACGCCGCGTTCGTGCGCCAGGAGCCACCAGGGAGAAAAGTTCGCGTCATGGTCCAGCCGCGTCAGGATGATTTCGTCGCCTGCCTTGAGCCATTGGCCGAGGCTGCGGCTGAGCGCGAACGTGAGGCTGGTCATGTTCTGGCCAAAGACAATTTCGTCGGCGCTGCGCGCGTTCAAGAAATCGGCGGCGGCTTCGTGCGCCTCGGCAATGAGGGCGTCGCTTTCGACAGCGGTGGCGAATGCGCCGTGCGTGTTGGCGTTGCAGCGCGTGAGGTAATCGACGATGCGGTCGAGGCAGCGACGCGTGACTTGAGTGCCGCCTGGCGCATCGAAATAGACGAGGGGCTGGCCGGCATGTTCGCGTTTCAGCGCGGGAAATTCGTTTCGGACGGCGTCGAGGTTGGTCAGCGTGGTCATTTGCACCGGCGCAAGTCTCTCATTCACGGCGTTTCAAAAAAGCAAATTCCGGCGAGGCAATTGAACACGACTCGACTTTGCCAGTGATGTGTCTCACCAGGATTTTTTGACCGCGGATTTCGCGGATGAGCGCGGATGATCTGCGTGGGTGAACTGGTTTCCATATCCGCGCAATCCGCGTGATCCGGCGGTTTGTTGAGTTGCAACTGAAGGGCGGCTTCCTGGTTGAAACAGCCGTTGGCTAGGCGCAACCGAGAAGCCCCCGCTTGACCGGCCTGCGGCATTCTGGCACTTTGCCAACACGGAAATGAGCGCTTTGACCTTTAAGGAACTGCTAGCCAAAACCCAAAGCGATCCTCAATCCACTTCAATCAATCTCTCCGGTCGCGTTCAGTTTTCTCGGTTGGTCGC encodes the following:
- a CDS encoding aminotransferase class V-fold PLP-dependent enzyme; the protein is MTTLTNLDAVRNEFPALKREHAGQPLVYFDAPGGTQVTRRCLDRIVDYLTRCNANTHGAFATAVESDALIAEAHEAAADFLNARSADEIVFGQNMTSLTFALSRSLGQWLKAGDEIILTRLDHDANFSPWWLLAHERGVKVNVVDINPDDCTLVMADFERFLGPRTKWVAVGYVSNAVGTINPVKQIVAMAHAAGALAFVDAVAAAPHLPIDVQSLDADFLACSPYKFWGPHQGILYGKYDLLDRLPAYKVRPAEDKPPHKFETGTQSFENQAGLIGVMEYLEWLADSCVPAIKMVGTDSTPSLTTFDHRTGNIRDAVERVPTNWGPVDCSEKQKDFSAPATGQTWRSARSAKLHSAMRVSQLYEQQLVAYLIEQILAIDGVRFFGIREKERAEERAPTIAIRYENEHPRATAERLARAGICVWDGNYYAINLSERLGVESTGGMLRIGLTHYNTREEIDRLVAALVA